From Maylandia zebra isolate NMK-2024a linkage group LG11, Mzebra_GT3a, whole genome shotgun sequence, one genomic window encodes:
- the znf526 gene encoding uncharacterized protein znf526, protein MAEQQQQEEAEGVYVEHQYMCSECHQLFNTLEDVLVHQQIHMGQEEEGEGEVTEAMTIHGVPEVGQSQQYQCLECGSLLMNPEELLQHQEMHMREVGIEVEQQELCEVMEAEEAGSEAQVAGPVQYQCLDCLALFDSPETWLEHRRTHSRSSTHSNTETTEYMLQPDGTVTPLTNVQNYVLSEQQAGEILAQVLAHQQQQQQQRKHHSASKPAAPSRSSLLPPVTPTPGSATMHLQILTAQALADSSTTPGRRRSKLPALLPSVGHSSSVKLENGIQRLELRLAPGVHPDSQQQQPTEVVVIHPYECSECSLLFQTPEDFLQHQGDHFLGQDKESGEPGVMSGIEEVRWREEMTEKVDDIRIRGAEKKTAVWAKPQQCELCNRTFTSVNRLAAHKRVHEQGTHECPECGKVFKKATSLQTHMRTHSGVARYLCVDCGNGYTTEMTLIMHRKSHTADPLHKCNFCNKTFTNMTKYLYHRRIHLNRDTSGASIPVPAVSAPRRASASALAILQRARMKKYFPNDEAKIDLLAPLTEEDTVKLGDTRQSPQSKAERREDEKKVGENSMEVSEPCEEKLDDVQQVKDGSATEPAAGGDAGVAVSCSPTDEADVASATPSEKGSFSCRSCPKTFTSQLQLVQHRRKSHVPERSFVCGMCGKSFKKQIHVRNHIRTHTGERPFQCSDCGKTFSSLANLTRHNLIHSGVRPYRCDVCHRSFSQSSNLRQHSLLHSSAATLSCPDCPATFRWPTKLAAHRFTQHPGSPAPFPCFHCEAGFLTNRQRESHCLQEHPGLVQAAKESEEGKENGSQADAGKDLTSEPSTSTSESGDSSSHVRGSLDCNVCGKKLNSPANLRLHRLSHFTLGPGRPRCTPGKRPKAHQCPLCGKLFVSSSGVALHQRVHTGERPFPCQVCGKRFRQNTHLREHLRTHSGERPFRCEICGKGFIQSMHLAEHRRTHTGERPHVCPLCGKAFKTFSNLRNHKKTHVRQQRLDEEAAAQAALEVSSAVAVVDASAVEVSNGQPQVIQIQSSDLQQAPTIMCNEFGETIAIIETSEGAVLPLEQALEIYHTALENGLAMDTVAVDGLQLL, encoded by the exons atggctgagcagcagcaacaggaggaagcggagggaGTGTATGTGGAGCACCAGTATATGTGCAGCGAGTGCCACCAGCTCTTCAACAccctggaggatgtgctggtcCATCAGCAGATCCACATGggccaagaagaagaaggggagGGTGAGGTAACGGAGGCCATGACCATCCACGGTGTCCCAGAGGTGGGCCAGAGTCAGCAGTACCAGTGTCTGGAGTGTGGGAGCCTCCTCATGAACCCAGAGGAGCTGTTGCAGCACCAGGAGATGCACATGAGAGAGGTTGGAATTGAGGTGGAGCAACAAG AGCTGTGTGAGGTTATGGAGGCGGAGGAAGCTGGATCAGAGGCCCAGGTGGCGGGACCTGTGCAGTACCAGTGTCTTGACTGCCTGGCTCTGTTTGACTCACCTGAGACCTGGCTGGAGCACCGGCGGACccacagcaggagcagcacACACAGTAACACCGAGACCACA GAGTACATGTTACAGCCGGACGGCACCGTCACTCCACTGACCAACGTGCAGAACTACGTGTTGAGTGAGCAGCAGGCTGGAGAAATCTTGGCTCAG GTGCTCgctcatcagcagcagcaacaacagcagaggaaacaCCATTCTGCATCTAAACCTGCTGCACCCTCCCGCTCCTCTCTGCTGCCTCCTGTAACTCCGACTCCAGGATCTGCCACTATGCACCTACAGATCCTGACAGCTCAAGCTCTGGCAGATAGCTCCACCACTCCTGGTCGCCGGCGCTCCAAGCTGCCCGCTCTGTTACCCTCTGTGGGCCACAGCTCCTCAGTAAAGCTGGAGAATGGCATCCAGAGACTGGAGTTGAGGCTGGCTCCAGGTGTCCACCCTgacagccagcagcagcagccaacaGAGGTGGTGGTAATCCACCCGTACGAATGCTCAGAGTGCTCCCTTCTCTTCCAGACACCGGAGGACTTCCTCCAACACCAGGGAGATCACTTCCTGGGCCAGGACAAAGAGAGCGGCGAGCCAGGGGTCATGAGTGGCATTGAGGAGGTGCGATGGAGGGAGGAGATGACCGAGAAGGTGGATGACATACGCATCAGAGGAGCAGAGAAAAAAACTGCTGTGTGGGCTAAACCCCAACAGTGTGAGCTCTGTAACCGAACTTTCACCTCAGTCAACCGGCTGGCCGCTCACAAGCGCGTGCATGAACAGGGAACACACGAATGTCCGGAGTGTGGGAAGGTATTCAAGAAGGCCACATCACTGCAGACGCACATGCGCACGCACTCTGGCGTGGCCCGATATCTTTGTGTGGACTGTGGCAACGGCTACACCACCGAGATGACTCTGATCATGCACAG GAAGTCCCACACTGCAGACCCCCTTCATAAGTGTAATTTCTGCAATAAAACCTTCACTAACATGACCAAGTATCTCTACCACCGTCGAATCCACCTCAACCGTGACACATCTGGAGCATCCATCCCTGTCCCTGCG GTCTCGGCTCCGAGACGAGCGTCTGCCTCTGCTCTTGCCATCCTACAAAGAGCAAGAATGAAGAAGTATTTCCCCAATGATGAGGCAAAAATAGACCTGCTGGCTCCTCTCACCGAGGAAGACACGGTAAAATTGGGAGATACTAGACAAAGCCCTCAGAGCAAAGCAGAAAGACGTGAAGATGAGAAGAAGGTGGGGGAAAACAGCATGGAGGTGTCTGAGCCATGTGAAGAAAAACTtgatgatgtgcagcaggtgAAAGATGGCTCCGCTACAGAGCCTGCTGCCGGGGGTGACGCGGGTGTGGCGGTGTCCTGTAGCCCCACGGACGAAGCAGACGTTGCCTCGGCTACACCATCGGAAAAGGGGTCCTTTTCCTGTCGTTCGTGCCCTAAAACATTCACCTCGCAACTGCAGCTCGTACAACACCGACGCAAATCCCACGTTCCCGAGCGCAGCTTTGTGTGCGGcatgtgtggaaagtcttttaagAAGCAGATCCACGTGCGAAACCACATACGCACGCATACCGGCGAGAGGCCCTTCCAGTGCTCGGACTGCGGCAAAACCTTCTCATCTCTTGCCAACCTGACGAGGCACAACCTCATCCACTCGGGCGTGCGGCCGTACCGCTGCGACGTCTGCCACCGCTCCTTCTCGCAGTCGTCTAACCTCCGTCAGCACAGCCTGCTTCACTCGAGCGCAGCCACGCTGAGCTGCCCAGACTGTCCCGCCACTTTCCGCTGGCCCACTAAGTTGGCAGCACATCGCTTCACACAGCATCCGGGATCTCCAGCGCCTTTTCCCTGTTTTCACTGTGAGGCTGGCTTCCTGACCAATAGGCAGCGAGAAAGCCACTGCCTGCAGGAGCACCCCGGGCTGGTCCAGGCAGCTAAAGAGTCAGAGGAGGGCAAAGAGAATGGCAGCCAAGCAGATGCAGGGAAAGATCTGACCTCGGAGCCCTCCACCTCAACGTCCGAGTCCGGGGATTCATCCAGCCATGTGAGAGGGAGCCTGGATTGCAACGTTTGTGGGAAGAAGCTCAATTCTCCCGCCAATCTACGACTTCACAGGCTGAGCCACTTCACCTTGGGGCCTGGGCGGCCACGGTGCACCCCGGGGAAGAGGCCCAAAGCTCACCAGTGTCCCCTCTGTGGCAAACTGTTTGTGTCGTCCTCCGGAGTGGCGCTTCACCAGCGGGTCCACACAGGTGAACGTCCGTTCCCCTGCCAAGTGTGCGGAAAGCGCTTCCGTCAGAACACGCACCTGCGAGAACACCTGCGCACGCATTCGGGTGAAAGGCCGTTCCGCTGCGAGATCTGCGGAAAGGGTTTCATCCAGAGCATGCACCTGGCAGAGCACCGTCGAACGCACACAGGCGAGCGGCCGCACGTGTGCCCCCTGTGTGGCAAAGCCTTCAAGACCTTCTCTAACCTGAGGAACCACAAAAAGACCCACGTGAGGCAGCAGAGGCTGGACGAGGAGGCCGCTGCTCAAGCCGCCCTGGAGGTCAGTTCTGCCGTGGCCGTGGTGGACGCTTCGGCCGTGGAAGTATCCAACGGGCAGCCTCAGGTCATCCAGATCCAGTCCTCTGATCTACAGCAG GCACCAACCATCATGTGTAATGAATTCGGGGAGACGATCGCCATCATTGAGACCAGCGAGGGAGCAGTGCTGCCCCTGGAGCAGGCCCTGGAGATTTATCACACAGCTTTGGAGAACGGACTCGCCATGGACACGGTCGCCGTGGACGGACTGCAGCTCCTCTGA